Proteins from a genomic interval of Pseudomonas asplenii:
- a CDS encoding amino acid adenylation domain-containing protein produces the protein MQELLDSVKSLSIRERKALSALLKRQGVNLYGVTPIFRRESESSSALSYAQQRQWILWQLEPGSAAYNIPTALRLKGSLDTEALRRSFEALIRRHETLRTTLRQDAGHVLQVIHPADVFSLAPERLAPPVAEDLDEQIRACVEAEVQRPFDLEHEPLLRVRLLQISEDDHVLILTLHHIVCDGWSMPIMVDELVRLYDGFRQGREVELAALPIQYADYAQWQRDWMEAGEQERQLGYWKGQLGGEQPVLELPIDRPRPTHQSLAGHSLAIDLPAPLAQSLKVVARQQGVTLFMLLLASFQTLLHRYCGQTDIRVGVAIANRSRVETEGLIGFFVNTQVLRAEIDAQAPFAQLLQQVKRTALDAQAHQDLPFEQLVEALQPERSLNRTPLFQVMYNHQTQVRGEVRELAGLRVEGLPWEKRTAQFDLALDTFESDAGLGASFTYASDLFEQATIERLAGHWRRLLEAIGSDPQQRIAALPMLDRVERQHTLRAWNPAPAAYPATACAHELIEAQALKAPDALAVTHGSRSLTYGELNRRANQLAHHLRACGVGPDGLVGLAVDRGLEMLVGLLAILKAGGAYVPLDPDYPEDRLAYMIEDSRIRLLLTQSHLLGRLPIPDGVHSLCLDQEGDWLEGYPQHNLPTLTDPDNLAYVIYTSGSTGKPKGTLLPHRNILRLFQATEEWFGFGPQDVWTMFHSYAFDFSVWEIFGALMHGGRLVIVPRDISRSPQDFYPLLLSEGVTVLNQTPSAFKQLARVACEAPPSSSPLPLRYVVFGGEALDVGSLQPWFERFGDRSPQLVNMYGITETTVHVTYRPIGREDLLQAGVSPIGEVIPDLSWYVLDADFNPVAQGCSGELHVGRAGLARGYHQRPALTAERFVPDPFDEQGGGRLYRAGDLARYRAEGCIEYIGRLDHQVKIRGFRIELGEIDARLREHAAVREVSVIDIDGPGGKQLAAYLVPSDPLLLDADPEVQGQWRRELREHLKSVLPDYMVPAHWILLRQMPLTANGKLDRRALPAPDVAQAQKNHVAPVTAVQQQVAQIWAEVLKIERVGLDDNFFELGGHSLLATQVISRIRQSLALELSLRDLFEAQDLAAFVRKAEGGSAVPTLIATIERADRTQPLLLSHAQQRQWFLWQLDPDSAAYNIPAALQLSGTLDVEALRRSFETLIARHETLRSTFREEGEQTVQVIHPLTPFDLPVERLSDISGPERAAAIREYVEREAGQAFDLIQGPLLRVRLLRVEDTEHVLVLTVHHIVSDGWSTPIMVDELVRLYSAYHQGSAADLADLPVQYADYAQWQRRWMAEGEQARQLDYWTGQLGGEQPVLELPIDRPRPTLRSHVGERLAIDLPPELVDALKAVARQQGVTLFVLLLASFQTLLHRYSGQADIRVGVPIANRNRVETERLIGFFVNTQVLRAGFTSNMTFSELLQQVRQAALEAQAHQDLPFEQLVEALQPERSLSHSPLFQVVYNHQTEGPGELHRLPGLTVQGLSWDSHVAQFDLALDTHENTDGLSAALTYSSALFDSSTIERMAAHWRNLLGAIAVGAHRRVVELPMLSDDERQRIVVDWNQSEASYPTDRCIHQLIAEQSRETPQAAALLFDDGQMSYQQLDLQSNRLARKLRELGVGPDVLVGVALERGPQMLVGLLAILKAGGAYVPLDPDFPADRLAYMVQDSGLALLLTQRHLSIHQAVGAEVRSLFLDQSQDWLGEVSDAPLGNLAQPDNLAYVIYTSGSTGKPKGVAVSHGALVNFLFSMAEQPGVESSDRVLSLTSLSFDIAGLELYLTLMRGAAVVLLRQQQNKDPQALLEVIGKHQVTVIQATPSTWRMLLDSAPPGWLAGCKVLCGGEALSAELAQRLIEQAGHVWNVYGPTETTIWSARHYLTSSDDIWLGRPIANTRLHILSDDFDVLPPGARGELLIGGDGLARGYHQRPGLTAERFIPDPFDPQGGGRLYRTGDLTLYHDDGVIEYAGRLDHQVKIRGFRIELGEIEARLQEHAAVREAVVIDIDGPAGKQLAAYLVAEDVSLLQATEASQEAFRRELKELLKAGLPDYMVPSHLILLERLPLTPNGKVDRKALPAPQADLSQSRYLAPQTPLEQALAQIWQAVLKVERVGLGDNFFELGGHSLIATQVISRVRQGLEVELPLRALFEADNLAEFAERVAQGTLDKAPALLPIGRDRPLALSYAQQRQWFLWQLDPQSAAYNIPAALRLDGALDIEALRRSFEALCTRHEILRTTFRQEGERAVQVTHPAAAFTLSVDVAAQPTVEADITRYVDEEIRRPFDLEQGPLLRVKLLRLAPDAHVLVLTVHHIVADGWSMPVMVDELVQLYEASSQGRELELPVLPIQYADYALWQREWMEAGEQRRQLEYWQAQLGGEQPVLELPLDRPRPTQQSHAGDRLSVELDTHLVQALKAKAREQGVTLFMLLLASFQTLLQRYSGQADIRVGVPVANRTRVETERLIGFFVNTQVLKAEFTPALTFTELLQQVKRTALQAQGHQDLPFEQLVEALQPERSLSHSPLFQVMYNHQSQVSGEGHQLSGLSVQGLALDSHTAQFDLTLDTSEHEQGVGATLTYATALFERSTVERMARHWRRLLAAISTDATQRVADLPLLSEAERQQIEREWNQTAAAYPAQAFVQGLIEAQVARTPEDTALIWREGRMSYRQLDQRSNQLAHTLRQAGVGPDVLVGIAVERGPDMLVGLLAILKVGGAYVPLDPDFPQDRLAYMMQDSGLQLLLTQSPLLEHLPLPEGVRSLCLDLEAQWRHGVDDAPLANLAMPDNLAYVIYTSGSTGKPKGVEVRHEGLSNFLFSMARQPGIDARDRVLSLTSLSFDIAGLELFLPLMCGASVVLLDNGGNKDPQALVELIEHHAVTLIQATPSTWRMLLDQAPAGFLAGRKILCGGEALSAELAQRLIEQAGHVWNVYGPTETTIWSAAHYLTASDDVWLGRPIANTHLHILGEDFDTLPLGARGELLIGGHGLARGYHQRPGLTAERFVPDPFDEQGGGRLYRTGDLTRYREQGVIEYVSRLDHQVKIRGFRIELGEIEARLQEHAAVRESSVIDLDGPTGKQLAAYLVLSDAGAGQPWEALHAQLKAHLKAGLPDYMVPTHLVLLERMPLTPNGKLDRKALPLPDARAVQRRHVAPRTELEQRLADIWAQLLKVETVGLNDNFFELGGHSLLVISLVGRLREVFGVTIKLHDFLLMETLADLADFMREGEAKVQTPVISMNGCRTDCAPLFCLPPGGGGTYSYYPLAGQLKDNRRVYGLVNKSYVVPGWFDRSWDEMVGYYVQQIRQTQPQGPYNLLGWSLGGALAMEVAHVLEQGGDAVSFLGLVDTSLPTALEVFAPEPEPAPDVAQEEQSLFANLVGSLLAFVPGIEEQTIVGLIEQARAQLDDEQAIADWVIDQVALAGGVSAEGLREVYRDIAVQDEIETGYRLLRTNALLSEAFTLKPLQVKPDCWWAGASKTAQEIGAAQAVLVEQCARNGLGVSTALEENHDSIILSQGLLTAVLERLKLPE, from the coding sequence GTGCAAGAGCTGCTCGACTCCGTAAAATCGCTGTCCATCCGGGAGCGCAAGGCGCTCTCGGCGTTGCTCAAGCGACAAGGGGTGAACCTCTATGGGGTGACCCCGATTTTCAGACGGGAGTCAGAGTCGTCTTCGGCGCTGTCCTATGCCCAACAGCGCCAGTGGATCCTCTGGCAACTGGAGCCGGGCAGTGCCGCCTACAACATCCCCACGGCCTTGCGCCTGAAGGGCAGCCTGGACACCGAAGCGCTGCGGCGCAGTTTCGAGGCGCTGATCCGGCGTCACGAAACCTTGCGCACGACCTTGCGCCAGGACGCCGGGCATGTCCTGCAGGTGATCCATCCGGCCGATGTGTTCTCGCTGGCGCCGGAGCGCCTGGCGCCCCCCGTTGCCGAAGACCTCGATGAACAGATCCGCGCCTGCGTGGAGGCTGAGGTGCAGCGACCCTTCGACCTGGAACACGAGCCCTTGCTGCGGGTTCGGCTGCTGCAGATCAGCGAAGACGATCATGTCCTGATCCTCACCTTGCACCACATCGTCTGCGATGGCTGGTCGATGCCGATCATGGTCGATGAACTGGTCCGTCTGTACGATGGTTTCCGCCAGGGCCGCGAGGTCGAACTGGCGGCCTTGCCGATCCAGTATGCCGACTACGCCCAGTGGCAGCGTGACTGGATGGAGGCGGGCGAACAGGAACGCCAGCTCGGCTACTGGAAGGGCCAGCTGGGGGGCGAGCAGCCGGTGCTTGAGTTGCCCATCGATCGACCTCGTCCGACCCACCAGAGCCTGGCCGGACACAGCCTGGCCATCGACCTGCCGGCGCCACTGGCCCAGTCCCTGAAGGTAGTTGCCCGGCAACAGGGCGTCACCCTGTTCATGCTGTTGCTGGCCTCCTTCCAGACCCTGTTGCACCGCTATTGCGGCCAGACCGATATCCGCGTCGGGGTGGCCATCGCCAACCGCAGCCGGGTGGAAACGGAAGGGCTGATCGGTTTCTTCGTCAACACCCAGGTCCTGCGGGCCGAGATCGATGCCCAGGCGCCCTTTGCCCAGTTGCTGCAGCAGGTGAAGAGAACGGCGCTCGACGCCCAGGCCCACCAGGACCTGCCCTTCGAGCAACTGGTGGAAGCCCTGCAACCGGAGCGCAGCCTCAACCGCACCCCGTTGTTCCAGGTGATGTACAACCACCAGACCCAGGTTCGTGGCGAGGTGCGCGAGCTGGCCGGCTTGCGTGTCGAGGGGCTGCCGTGGGAAAAGCGCACCGCGCAGTTCGACCTGGCCCTGGACACCTTCGAAAGCGACGCGGGCCTCGGAGCGTCGTTCACCTACGCCAGTGACCTGTTCGAACAGGCCACCATCGAGCGCCTGGCCGGGCATTGGCGGCGCCTGCTGGAAGCCATTGGCTCGGACCCGCAACAACGTATCGCCGCCTTGCCGATGCTGGACCGGGTGGAGCGGCAACACACCCTCCGGGCCTGGAACCCGGCGCCCGCGGCGTACCCCGCCACAGCCTGTGCCCACGAACTGATCGAGGCCCAGGCCCTGAAGGCGCCGGATGCGCTGGCGGTGACCCATGGCTCCCGCAGCCTGACCTATGGCGAGTTGAACCGCCGGGCCAATCAACTGGCGCACCATCTGCGCGCCTGCGGAGTCGGCCCGGATGGGCTGGTGGGGCTGGCGGTGGACCGGGGCCTGGAGATGCTGGTCGGCCTGCTGGCGATCCTCAAGGCCGGCGGTGCCTACGTACCGCTGGACCCGGACTATCCCGAGGACCGCCTGGCGTACATGATCGAGGACAGCCGCATTCGCCTGCTGCTGACGCAGAGCCACCTGCTCGGCCGGTTGCCGATTCCCGACGGCGTGCACAGCCTGTGCCTGGACCAGGAAGGCGACTGGCTGGAGGGTTACCCACAGCACAACCTGCCGACGCTGACCGACCCCGACAACCTCGCCTATGTAATCTACACCTCGGGCTCCACCGGCAAGCCCAAGGGCACGCTGCTGCCGCACCGCAATATCCTCCGGCTGTTCCAGGCCACTGAAGAATGGTTCGGGTTCGGGCCGCAGGACGTCTGGACGATGTTCCATTCCTATGCGTTCGACTTCTCGGTCTGGGAGATCTTCGGTGCGCTGATGCACGGCGGTCGCCTGGTCATCGTGCCGCGTGATATCAGCCGTTCGCCGCAGGATTTCTACCCGCTGCTGCTCAGCGAAGGAGTCACGGTACTGAACCAGACTCCTTCAGCGTTCAAGCAACTGGCACGGGTCGCCTGCGAGGCGCCGCCGTCGTCCTCGCCGCTGCCACTGCGCTACGTGGTGTTCGGGGGCGAAGCCCTGGATGTCGGCAGCCTGCAACCCTGGTTCGAGCGTTTTGGCGATCGTTCGCCACAGCTGGTCAACATGTACGGCATCACCGAAACCACGGTGCACGTGACCTACCGGCCGATCGGGCGTGAGGATCTGTTGCAGGCGGGCGTCAGCCCGATTGGCGAGGTCATCCCCGACCTGTCGTGGTACGTGCTGGATGCCGACTTCAACCCCGTCGCCCAGGGTTGCAGCGGTGAGCTGCATGTGGGGCGCGCGGGCCTGGCGCGAGGTTACCACCAGCGTCCGGCGCTGACCGCCGAGCGTTTCGTCCCCGATCCGTTCGATGAGCAGGGTGGTGGTCGTCTGTACCGGGCGGGCGACCTGGCCCGTTATCGGGCCGAAGGCTGCATCGAATACATCGGGCGCCTGGACCATCAGGTGAAGATCCGTGGTTTCCGCATCGAGCTGGGCGAAATCGATGCCCGGCTGCGCGAACATGCCGCGGTCCGGGAGGTCAGTGTCATCGATATCGACGGGCCGGGCGGCAAGCAACTGGCAGCCTACCTGGTACCGTCCGATCCGCTGCTGCTGGATGCCGATCCAGAGGTCCAGGGACAATGGCGGCGTGAGCTGAGGGAACACCTCAAGTCCGTACTGCCCGACTATATGGTGCCAGCACACTGGATTCTCCTGCGGCAGATGCCGCTGACCGCCAATGGCAAGCTGGACCGTCGAGCCTTGCCCGCACCGGATGTTGCCCAGGCGCAGAAAAACCATGTGGCCCCGGTGACCGCTGTGCAGCAGCAGGTGGCGCAGATCTGGGCCGAGGTGCTCAAGATCGAGCGGGTGGGGCTGGACGACAACTTCTTTGAACTGGGTGGGCATTCGCTGCTGGCGACTCAGGTCATCTCGCGGATTCGCCAGAGCCTTGCGCTGGAACTGTCGTTGCGTGACCTCTTCGAGGCTCAGGACCTGGCGGCGTTCGTGCGCAAGGCCGAAGGCGGCTCCGCTGTCCCGACCCTGATCGCGACGATCGAACGGGCCGACCGGACGCAACCGCTGCTGCTTTCCCATGCCCAGCAGCGCCAGTGGTTTCTCTGGCAGTTGGACCCGGACAGTGCGGCCTACAATATCCCGGCTGCGCTGCAGCTCAGCGGCACCCTCGACGTCGAGGCCCTGCGGCGCAGCTTTGAAACACTGATCGCCCGCCACGAAACCCTGCGTAGCACTTTCCGCGAGGAGGGTGAGCAGACCGTACAGGTGATTCATCCGCTCACGCCATTCGATTTGCCCGTGGAGCGCCTCTCGGATATTTCCGGGCCTGAGCGCGCAGCGGCCATCCGCGAGTACGTCGAGCGCGAGGCCGGGCAGGCTTTCGACCTGATACAGGGCCCCCTGTTGCGGGTTCGCCTGCTCAGGGTGGAAGACACCGAGCACGTATTGGTGCTGACGGTCCACCATATCGTCTCCGATGGGTGGTCCACGCCGATCATGGTTGATGAACTGGTGCGTCTGTACAGTGCCTATCATCAGGGCTCTGCCGCCGACCTGGCTGACTTGCCGGTGCAGTATGCCGACTACGCCCAGTGGCAACGGCGCTGGATGGCCGAGGGTGAGCAGGCCCGTCAGTTGGACTACTGGACTGGACAATTGGGCGGTGAGCAACCGGTGCTCGAGTTGCCCATCGACCGACCGCGCCCGACCCTGCGCAGTCATGTCGGTGAACGGCTGGCCATCGACCTGCCGCCGGAGCTGGTCGATGCCCTCAAGGCCGTGGCCCGGCAGCAGGGGGTTACCCTTTTCGTGTTGCTGCTGGCCTCGTTCCAGACCCTGCTGCACCGTTACAGCGGGCAGGCCGATATCCGTGTCGGGGTGCCGATCGCCAACCGCAACCGGGTCGAGACCGAACGCCTGATCGGCTTCTTCGTCAACACCCAGGTGCTGCGCGCCGGGTTCACCTCGAACATGACCTTCAGCGAACTGCTGCAACAGGTCCGGCAGGCCGCCCTGGAGGCCCAGGCGCATCAGGACCTGCCGTTCGAACAATTGGTGGAGGCGCTGCAGCCGGAGCGCAGTCTGAGTCACAGCCCGTTGTTCCAGGTGGTCTACAACCATCAGACCGAAGGACCTGGCGAGCTGCACAGGTTACCGGGCCTGACTGTTCAGGGACTGTCCTGGGACAGCCATGTCGCCCAGTTCGACCTGGCCCTGGACACCCATGAAAACACTGACGGCCTGAGCGCCGCCCTGACGTATTCCAGCGCGCTGTTCGACTCCTCGACCATCGAGCGCATGGCCGCCCACTGGCGCAATCTGTTGGGTGCCATTGCCGTCGGTGCTCATCGTCGTGTCGTCGAGTTGCCGATGCTGAGCGACGACGAGCGCCAGCGGATCGTCGTGGATTGGAACCAGAGCGAAGCCAGCTACCCGACGGATCGTTGCATTCACCAACTGATTGCCGAACAGAGTCGTGAAACGCCGCAAGCTGCGGCCTTGCTGTTCGATGATGGGCAGATGAGCTATCAGCAACTGGACCTGCAATCCAATCGCCTGGCGCGCAAGCTGCGTGAGCTGGGCGTCGGGCCGGATGTGCTGGTGGGCGTTGCTCTGGAACGTGGCCCGCAGATGCTGGTGGGTCTGCTGGCGATCCTCAAGGCCGGTGGCGCTTACGTGCCGCTGGACCCGGACTTCCCGGCGGATCGCCTGGCGTACATGGTGCAGGACAGTGGGCTGGCGTTGCTGCTGACCCAGCGTCACCTGAGTATCCACCAGGCCGTTGGTGCTGAGGTGCGCAGCCTGTTTCTCGACCAGTCGCAGGACTGGCTGGGCGAGGTCAGCGATGCACCGCTGGGCAATCTGGCACAGCCGGACAATCTGGCGTACGTGATCTACACCTCCGGGTCCACCGGCAAGCCCAAGGGCGTTGCGGTGTCCCATGGCGCGCTGGTGAACTTCCTGTTCAGCATGGCCGAGCAGCCGGGGGTGGAGTCTTCGGATCGGGTGCTGTCGTTGACCTCGCTGTCCTTCGACATCGCCGGGCTGGAGCTGTACCTGACCCTGATGCGCGGTGCGGCGGTCGTTCTGCTGCGCCAGCAACAGAACAAGGACCCGCAGGCGTTGCTGGAGGTTATCGGCAAGCACCAGGTCACGGTGATCCAGGCGACGCCGTCGACCTGGCGCATGCTGCTCGACAGCGCGCCGCCAGGATGGCTGGCGGGTTGCAAGGTCCTCTGCGGTGGCGAAGCCCTGAGTGCCGAACTGGCGCAGCGGCTGATCGAGCAGGCCGGACACGTCTGGAACGTCTATGGCCCGACCGAAACCACCATCTGGTCGGCGCGACACTACCTGACGTCGAGCGATGACATCTGGCTCGGCCGGCCGATCGCCAATACCCGCCTGCATATCCTCAGCGACGATTTCGACGTGTTGCCGCCGGGCGCCCGCGGCGAGCTGCTGATCGGCGGCGACGGCCTGGCGCGCGGTTATCACCAGCGTCCGGGGCTGACCGCCGAACGCTTCATTCCGGATCCGTTCGACCCGCAGGGCGGGGGCCGCCTGTACCGTACCGGTGACCTGACCCTCTACCATGACGACGGCGTGATCGAGTACGCCGGGCGCCTGGACCATCAGGTGAAGATCCGTGGTTTCCGCATCGAACTGGGAGAAATCGAGGCGCGGCTGCAAGAGCATGCCGCGGTCCGCGAGGCCGTCGTCATCGATATCGACGGCCCGGCGGGCAAGCAGCTGGCCGCGTACCTGGTGGCCGAGGACGTGAGTCTTCTCCAGGCCACTGAGGCGTCGCAGGAAGCGTTCCGGCGCGAGCTCAAGGAACTGTTGAAGGCGGGCCTGCCGGACTACATGGTGCCGTCTCACCTGATCCTGCTGGAGCGACTGCCGTTGACCCCGAACGGCAAGGTCGATCGCAAGGCCCTGCCGGCCCCGCAGGCAGACCTTTCGCAGTCCCGCTACCTGGCCCCGCAGACTCCGCTGGAGCAAGCGCTGGCGCAGATCTGGCAGGCGGTGTTGAAGGTCGAGCGGGTGGGCTTGGGCGACAATTTCTTCGAGCTGGGCGGGCATTCGCTGATCGCCACCCAGGTCATATCCCGGGTGCGCCAGGGGCTGGAGGTCGAGCTGCCGCTGCGTGCGTTGTTCGAGGCCGACAACCTGGCCGAGTTCGCCGAACGGGTTGCGCAGGGTACGCTCGACAAGGCGCCCGCCCTGCTGCCGATCGGGCGTGACCGGCCGTTGGCGCTGTCCTATGCCCAGCAACGCCAGTGGTTCCTCTGGCAACTCGACCCGCAAAGTGCCGCCTACAATATTCCGGCCGCTCTGCGGCTGGATGGCGCACTGGATATCGAGGCGTTGCGGCGCAGCTTCGAGGCATTGTGCACACGCCATGAAATACTGCGTACGACTTTCCGTCAGGAGGGTGAGCGGGCGGTGCAGGTCACTCATCCGGCCGCGGCGTTCACACTTTCTGTCGATGTCGCCGCGCAGCCAACTGTCGAGGCGGACATCACCCGATATGTCGATGAGGAAATCCGCCGTCCGTTCGACCTGGAACAGGGACCGCTGTTGCGGGTGAAACTGCTGCGCCTGGCGCCGGATGCCCATGTGCTGGTCCTGACCGTGCACCATATTGTTGCCGATGGCTGGTCGATGCCGGTCATGGTCGACGAACTGGTGCAGTTGTATGAAGCCAGCAGCCAGGGGCGTGAACTCGAGTTGCCGGTACTGCCGATTCAATATGCCGACTATGCCCTGTGGCAAAGAGAGTGGATGGAGGCGGGCGAACAGCGTCGGCAACTGGAATACTGGCAAGCTCAACTGGGTGGCGAGCAGCCGGTACTCGAACTGCCCCTGGACCGTCCACGTCCGACCCAGCAGAGCCATGCCGGCGATCGGCTGTCGGTCGAGCTGGACACGCACCTGGTGCAGGCCCTGAAAGCCAAGGCCCGCGAGCAGGGTGTCACCTTGTTCATGCTGCTGTTGGCCTCGTTCCAGACCCTGTTGCAGCGCTACTCGGGGCAGGCCGACATCCGTGTCGGTGTCCCCGTCGCCAACCGCACACGTGTCGAGACCGAGCGCCTGATCGGTTTCTTCGTCAACACCCAGGTGCTCAAGGCCGAGTTCACGCCGGCGCTGACCTTTACCGAGCTGTTGCAGCAGGTGAAAAGAACTGCCCTGCAAGCCCAGGGGCATCAGGATCTGCCGTTCGAGCAACTCGTCGAGGCCCTGCAGCCGGAACGCAGCCTGAGCCATAGCCCGTTGTTCCAGGTGATGTACAACCACCAGAGCCAGGTGAGTGGTGAAGGGCATCAATTGTCCGGGCTGAGTGTGCAAGGGCTGGCGTTGGACAGTCACACCGCACAGTTCGACCTGACCCTGGATACCAGCGAGCATGAGCAGGGGGTGGGCGCCACCCTGACCTATGCCACCGCCTTGTTCGAGCGCAGCACGGTCGAGCGCATGGCGCGTCATTGGCGCAGGTTGCTGGCAGCGATCAGCACCGATGCCACGCAACGGGTCGCTGACCTGCCGTTGCTGAGCGAGGCCGAACGGCAGCAGATCGAACGGGAGTGGAACCAGACCGCAGCGGCTTACCCTGCCCAGGCCTTCGTGCAGGGTTTGATCGAGGCCCAGGTTGCTCGTACGCCCGAGGACACGGCGCTGATCTGGCGCGAGGGACGCATGAGCTACCGGCAGTTGGACCAGCGTTCCAACCAGTTGGCGCATACCTTGCGCCAGGCGGGCGTGGGGCCGGATGTGCTGGTGGGGATTGCGGTAGAGCGTGGTCCGGACATGCTGGTGGGCCTGTTGGCGATTCTCAAGGTCGGTGGCGCCTATGTGCCGTTGGACCCGGACTTCCCCCAGGATCGGCTGGCCTACATGATGCAGGACAGTGGCCTGCAACTGCTGCTGACCCAGAGCCCGCTGCTGGAGCACCTGCCGCTCCCCGAGGGCGTGCGCAGCCTCTGCCTGGACCTTGAAGCGCAATGGCGCCATGGCGTGGACGATGCGCCGCTGGCGAATCTGGCTATGCCGGATAACCTGGCCTATGTGATCTACACCTCGGGCTCCACTGGCAAGCCCAAGGGCGTCGAGGTCCGCCACGAGGGGTTGAGCAACTTCCTCTTCAGCATGGCCCGGCAGCCGGGGATCGATGCCCGCGACCGGGTGTTGTCGCTGACCTCGCTGTCGTTCGATATCGCCGGGCTGGAACTGTTCCTGCCGTTGATGTGCGGCGCTTCGGTGGTGTTGCTGGACAACGGTGGCAACAAGGATCCGCAGGCGCTGGTCGAGTTGATCGAGCATCACGCGGTCACCCTGATCCAGGCGACGCCATCGACCTGGCGCATGCTGCTCGACCAGGCCCCGGCCGGCTTCCTGGCCGGGCGCAAGATCCTCTGTGGTGGCGAGGCGCTGAGTGCGGAACTGGCGCAGCGGCTGATCGAGCAGGCCGGGCATGTCTGGAACGTCTATGGCCCGACCGAGACGACGATCTGGTCCGCCGCCCATTACCTGACGGCCAGCGACGATGTCTGGCTGGGGCGGCCGATCGCCAATACCCACCTGCATATTCTTGGGGAGGACTTCGACACCCTGCCACTGGGCGCGCGTGGCGAGCTGCTGATTGGCGGCCACGGCCTGGCCCGCGGCTATCATCAGCGTCCGGGATTGACGGCCGAACGTTTTGTCCCCGATCCGTTCGACGAGCAGGGAGGGGGGCGCCTGTACCGCACGGGTGACCTGACCCGTTATCGCGAGCAGGGGGTGATCGAGTACGTCAGCCGTCTCGACCACCAGGTGAAGATCCGTGGCTTCCGCATCGAGCTGGGCGAAATCGAAGCCCGCCTGCAGGAACATGCCGCGGTCCGCGAAAGCAGTGTCATCGATCTCGATGGGCCGACCGGCAAGCAACTGGCCGCCTACCTGGTGCTCAGTGACGCGGGCGCCGGGCAACCCTGGGAGGCATTGCACGCGCAGCTCAAGGCGCACCTGAAGGCCGGCCTGCCGGACTATATGGTGCCCACGCACCTGGTGCTGCTGGAGCGGATGCCGCTGACCCCGAACGGCAAGCTTGACCGCAAGGCGCTGCCGCTGCCGGATGCCCGCGCGGTACAGCGCCGCCATGTCGCCCCGCGGACCGAACTGGAACAGCGCCTGGCCGATATCTGGGCGCAGTTGCTGAAGGTCGAAACGGTCGGTCTGAACGATAACTTCTTCGAGCTGGGCGGGCATTCGTTGCTGGTGATTTCCCTGGTCGGCCGGCTGCGCGAAGTCTTCGGTGTGACGATCAAGCTGCACGACTTCCTGTTGATGGAGACACTGGCCGACCTGGCCGACTTCATGCGTGAAGGCGAGGCGAAAGTGCAGACACCGGTGATCAGCATGAACGGCTGCCGCACGGATTGCGCACCGTTGTTCTGCCTGCCGCCGGGCGGTGGTGGTACCTATTCCTACTATCCGTTGGCGGGGCAACTGAAGGACAACCGGCGGGTCTACGGGCTGGTCAACAAAAGCTATGTGGTGCCGGGCTGGTTCGATCGTTCCTGGGATGAAATGGTCGGTTACTACGTCCAGCAGATCAGGCAGACCCAGCCTCAGGGACCGTACAACCTGCTGGGTTGGTCCCTGGGCGGTGCCCTGGCGATGGAAGTGGCGCATGTGCTGGAACAGGGCGGTGACGCGGTCAGCTTCCTCGGCCTGGTGGACACCAGCCTGCCGACCGCGCTGGAGGTCTTTGCGCCTGAGCCAGAACCGGCGCCGGATGTTGCGCAGGAAGAGCAGAGCCTGTTCGCGAATCTGGTGGGCAGTCTCCTGGCATTTGTCCCCGGCATCGAGGAGCAGACCATTGTCGGTCTGATCGAACAGGCCAGGGCGCAATTGGACGATGAGCAGGCGATTGCCGACTGGGTCATCGACCAGGTCGCGTTGGCTGGCGGTGTCAGTGCCGAGGGCTTGCGCGAGGTCTATCGCGATATTGCGGTACAGGACGAAATCGAGACCGGTTACCGTCTGTTGCGAACCAATGCGCTCTTGAGCGAGGCCTTCACCCTCAAGCCCCTGCAGGTCAAGCCGGACTGCTGGTGGGCGGGGGCAAGCAAGACTGCCCAGGAAATCGGCGCGGCGCAGGCGGTGCTGGTGGAACAGTGCGCGCGCAATGGACTGGGCGTTTCAACGGCGCTGGAGGAGAACCATGACAGCATCATTCTCTCCCAGGGCTTGTTGACGGCGGTGCTGGAGCGCCTGAAGTTGCCTGAGTGA